Proteins from a single region of Flavobacterium sp. YJ01:
- a CDS encoding carboxy terminal-processing peptidase: MKKVSLLLFLLTSTFIFGQNSAETCEILNKINALVQTEHFRPKPVDDSLSVFVFDNLINELDPSRNIFLKSEYDEMAKKYRYNLDDLILKNDCSFLSEIKTTYTNGLLRTKKVLEKIQTLPIDYDKKDTIRFYKKSFAFYLKKEDVEKVWIKKLRYQILDDIAEMSDNLDSLKTNFKSIETVSKSKIVTNEICRFSTLLESNTKQEEKLYNFFCTYFDPHTAYFSDDSKNSFMASLSKEHLSLGMTVNLNEKNEIIIDEVDPKGPAYQTGQVKKGDQIISISNQKETLQVSCASLESISTMILSETNKHITLTLKRNSGKSFDVYIEKQVMKDEENSVFSFMIGKESKVGYIKIPSFYADLDGNSQKGCADDVAHEVIKLVRDNVKGLVIDLIDNGGGSMEEAIKLAGMFVDSGPISIVVDNKKDKAVINDPIKGVIYRGPIVVLVNSNTASASEFFASTMQDYNRALLLGSNTLGKATMQTILPLEEDKSTDFLKITINKFYRITGKSHQYVGVTPDVVLPEFYEDIYQKESDFPTALKNDSIEPFLKYRTYVKRNLIDKIAKNSSTRLADNYFFNNIKKVNLKIDQLINTPKSELPMTLDAIFKQKKTFDALWTEINMFNDENNPLDIYNSSINQFLLGAYPTDKTINQYQMDNLKKNPYLNEAVNIINEFNSGAK; the protein is encoded by the coding sequence ATGAAAAAGGTTTCACTACTCCTATTTTTGCTGACATCAACTTTCATTTTTGGTCAGAACAGTGCAGAAACTTGTGAAATATTAAACAAAATAAATGCCCTTGTTCAAACGGAACATTTTAGACCAAAACCTGTTGACGACAGCTTATCGGTTTTCGTTTTTGATAATCTCATTAACGAATTAGATCCTTCGCGTAACATTTTTTTGAAAAGTGAATATGACGAAATGGCAAAAAAATATCGCTATAATTTAGATGATTTAATTCTAAAAAACGATTGCAGTTTTCTTAGCGAAATCAAAACTACTTATACAAATGGTCTTTTGCGGACTAAAAAAGTATTAGAAAAAATTCAGACTTTACCGATCGATTACGATAAAAAAGACACGATTCGTTTTTACAAAAAGTCTTTTGCTTTTTATCTTAAAAAAGAAGACGTAGAAAAAGTCTGGATTAAAAAATTACGCTATCAAATATTAGATGATATCGCCGAAATGAGCGACAATTTAGATTCTTTAAAAACCAATTTTAAATCTATTGAAACTGTTTCAAAAAGTAAGATTGTAACCAACGAAATATGTCGTTTTAGCACTTTATTAGAAAGCAATACAAAACAGGAAGAAAAATTATATAATTTCTTTTGCACTTATTTTGATCCGCATACGGCTTATTTTAGCGATGATTCTAAAAACAGTTTTATGGCTTCTTTGTCCAAGGAACATTTATCTCTCGGAATGACTGTTAACTTAAATGAAAAAAATGAAATTATTATTGATGAGGTCGATCCGAAAGGTCCTGCTTATCAAACTGGACAGGTAAAAAAAGGAGATCAGATTATTTCAATTTCTAATCAAAAAGAAACTTTACAGGTTTCTTGCGCTTCGTTAGAATCCATCTCAACCATGATTTTATCGGAAACCAACAAACATATTACATTGACTTTGAAACGTAATTCAGGTAAAAGTTTTGATGTTTATATTGAGAAACAAGTAATGAAAGACGAAGAAAATTCGGTTTTCAGTTTCATGATTGGAAAGGAAAGTAAAGTTGGATATATCAAAATTCCAAGTTTTTATGCAGACTTAGACGGAAATAGTCAAAAAGGCTGCGCTGATGATGTTGCTCACGAAGTGATAAAATTAGTAAGAGATAACGTGAAAGGTCTTGTTATCGATCTAATTGATAATGGCGGAGGCTCGATGGAAGAAGCGATAAAATTGGCTGGAATGTTTGTAGATTCTGGACCGATTTCTATCGTGGTTGATAATAAAAAAGATAAAGCTGTAATTAACGATCCAATAAAAGGTGTTATTTACAGAGGTCCGATTGTTGTTTTAGTGAATAGCAATACGGCTTCGGCGAGCGAGTTTTTTGCATCAACTATGCAAGATTATAATCGTGCTTTATTATTAGGGAGCAATACGCTCGGAAAAGCAACTATGCAGACTATTCTTCCGCTTGAAGAAGACAAGAGTACAGATTTCTTAAAAATTACGATTAATAAATTTTACAGAATTACAGGAAAAAGCCATCAATATGTTGGCGTAACACCAGATGTTGTTCTTCCTGAATTTTATGAAGATATTTATCAGAAAGAAAGCGATTTTCCGACAGCATTGAAAAATGACAGCATTGAGCCTTTTTTGAAGTATAGAACATATGTCAAACGTAATTTGATTGACAAAATAGCTAAAAACAGCTCGACAAGACTTGCTGATAATTATTTCTTTAATAATATCAAGAAAGTTAATCTTAAAATAGATCAGCTTATAAATACTCCAAAATCAGAACTTCCGATGACATTGGATGCTATTTTTAAGCAGAAAAAGACTTTTGATGCTCTCTGGACAGAGATTAACATGTTTAATGATGAAAACAATCCGTTAGATATTTACAATTCAAGTATTAATCAATTTCTATTAGGTGCTTATCCAACCGATAAAACAATTAATCAATATCAAATGGACAATCTTAAAAAGAATCCGTATCTTAATGAAGCTGTAAATATTATCAACGAATTTAACAGCGGGGCTAAATAG
- a CDS encoding YebC/PmpR family DNA-binding transcriptional regulator produces MGRAFEFRKGRKMKRWSAMAKTFTRIGKDIVMAVKEGGPNPDANSRLRAVIQNAKAANMPKDNVERAIKNASNKDTANYKEILFEGYAPHGIAILIETASDNNNRTVANIRSYFNKCNGTMGTQGSVEFMFDHTCNFRIANNGLDAEELELELIDFGAEEVFEDEDGILIYAPFGSFGAIQKELENRGLEILSSGFERIPQITKELTEAQIADVEKLIEKIEEDDDVMNVYHTMQES; encoded by the coding sequence ATGGGAAGAGCGTTCGAATTTAGAAAAGGAAGAAAAATGAAACGTTGGTCTGCAATGGCCAAAACATTTACCAGAATCGGTAAAGATATCGTTATGGCTGTTAAAGAAGGCGGTCCAAACCCAGACGCCAATTCTAGATTAAGAGCTGTAATACAAAATGCGAAGGCTGCCAACATGCCAAAAGACAATGTGGAGCGCGCAATTAAAAATGCAAGTAATAAAGATACTGCTAACTATAAAGAAATTTTGTTTGAAGGATACGCTCCTCACGGAATTGCTATCTTAATTGAAACAGCATCTGACAATAATAACAGAACTGTAGCTAATATTCGCAGTTATTTCAACAAATGCAACGGAACAATGGGAACTCAAGGTTCTGTTGAGTTTATGTTTGATCATACTTGCAACTTTAGAATTGCTAACAACGGACTTGACGCTGAAGAATTAGAATTAGAATTAATCGATTTTGGTGCTGAAGAAGTTTTTGAAGACGAAGACGGAATTTTAATCTACGCTCCTTTTGGAAGTTTTGGTGCTATCCAGAAAGAATTAGAAAACAGAGGTTTAGAAATTCTATCTTCTGGTTTTGAGCGTATTCCGCAAATCACAAAAGAATTAACTGAAGCTCAAATCGCTGACGTTGAAAAACTAATCGAAAAAATAGAAGAAGATGATGATGTTATGAACGTTTATCATACTATGCAAGAATCATAG
- a CDS encoding LamG-like jellyroll fold domain-containing protein, which produces MKKILLTLMFVSFLNSNAQNPVQEFNFNGNLNSADNSISFLGTPVFVNDRNGIAKGALRLTNKALQAVVGELPQANKPKTISVWVKFNTVNTANYIFNYGAPVNGQYFALIQQPATSGLSDLSLVGWGDANNLVVSVPLVKETWYMYSVTYEGNVSKIYRNGELLKAVEGIQRSAKGYILSLGKLNTATSINADIDDLKLYSVAMTDEQVLEAYNSSKPTIVAPQTTQVANTPKKAVAPSAKAQLAPPVVASSAETKAKNIEVYSEGKRILETNTINIGDLPDGTYLIKISNSAAKK; this is translated from the coding sequence ATGAAAAAAATATTACTCACGTTAATGTTTGTAAGTTTTTTAAATTCAAATGCACAAAATCCTGTACAGGAATTTAATTTCAATGGAAATTTAAATAGTGCTGATAATTCAATTTCCTTTTTAGGAACTCCTGTTTTTGTAAATGATCGGAACGGAATTGCAAAAGGTGCATTGAGATTGACAAATAAAGCTCTTCAGGCTGTTGTAGGCGAACTTCCGCAGGCAAACAAACCAAAGACAATTTCTGTTTGGGTAAAGTTCAATACAGTAAATACGGCAAATTATATTTTTAATTACGGAGCGCCAGTAAATGGACAATATTTTGCATTAATACAACAACCTGCAACTTCAGGTCTTTCAGATTTAAGTCTAGTTGGTTGGGGAGATGCAAATAATCTCGTGGTTTCCGTTCCTCTTGTAAAAGAAACGTGGTACATGTACAGCGTTACTTATGAGGGAAATGTCTCCAAAATTTACCGTAATGGTGAATTATTAAAAGCTGTAGAAGGAATTCAGCGTTCAGCAAAAGGTTATATTCTAAGCCTTGGAAAATTAAATACGGCAACTAGTATAAACGCAGATATTGATGATCTAAAGTTATACAGCGTAGCAATGACAGATGAGCAAGTTTTAGAAGCGTATAATAGTTCTAAACCAACTATTGTAGCGCCACAAACAACTCAAGTTGCAAATACACCCAAAAAAGCCGTCGCTCCTTCAGCAAAAGCACAGCTAGCTCCTCCAGTTGTTGCTTCTTCGGCAGAAACTAAAGCTAAAAATATCGAAGTTTATTCTGAAGGAAAAAGAATATTAGAAACAAATACAATTAATATTGGCGATTTGCCAGACGGAACATATCTGATAAAAATATCAAATTCGGCTGCTAAAAAATAA
- a CDS encoding LamG-like jellyroll fold domain-containing protein produces MKKLLLTLLFVCYLNVNAQTPIQEFNFNGTLNNTANTISFMGTDNFVTDRSGNVKGAQRLNNKALEAVIDNVPQGRAARTISIWVKFNDIANANYIWGYGNAYNAQYCGLLQQGTSSSNSDLSLAAWGASNDVIVSTPLEKYVWYNYTITYEGVTSKIYRDGKLLKYLEGMTRSTNGNVFRLGEINTTIGINADVDDLKIYDFAMTPDQIKDLYEKEKPVLSVATTQVEQTKATVVKGKIVKPANGNIITSGDVNTTKSVEIYSQGQKLVGGNAMNINDLPEGTYLLKISTNPSKKITSK; encoded by the coding sequence ATGAAAAAATTACTACTTACACTATTGTTTGTATGTTATTTGAATGTTAATGCGCAAACACCAATTCAAGAATTTAATTTTAATGGTACTTTAAACAATACCGCAAACACAATCTCATTTATGGGAACCGATAATTTTGTGACGGATAGGTCAGGAAATGTAAAAGGTGCTCAAAGACTAAATAATAAAGCCTTAGAAGCTGTAATTGATAACGTTCCTCAAGGAAGAGCAGCAAGAACAATTAGTATCTGGGTTAAATTTAATGATATCGCTAATGCCAATTATATTTGGGGTTATGGAAATGCTTATAATGCGCAATATTGCGGTTTATTACAGCAAGGAACGTCTTCTTCTAACTCAGATTTGAGTTTAGCAGCGTGGGGAGCTTCTAATGATGTTATTGTTTCTACACCGCTTGAAAAATATGTTTGGTATAATTATACGATTACATATGAAGGAGTTACTTCAAAAATATATCGTGACGGAAAATTGTTAAAGTATTTAGAGGGAATGACTAGATCTACAAATGGTAATGTTTTTAGATTAGGAGAAATCAATACGACAATCGGAATTAATGCTGATGTAGACGATTTAAAAATTTATGATTTTGCAATGACTCCAGATCAGATTAAAGATTTGTATGAGAAAGAGAAACCGGTTCTTTCGGTTGCTACAACTCAAGTTGAGCAAACAAAAGCTACTGTGGTTAAAGGAAAAATTGTTAAACCAGCAAATGGCAACATTATAACGTCAGGCGATGTTAATACAACAAAAAGTGTTGAGATATATTCTCAGGGGCAAAAATTAGTGGGTGGAAATGCGATGAATATTAATGATCTTCCAGAGGGTACTTATTTGTTGAAAATAAGCACTAATCCATCTAAAAAAATCACATCTAAATAA
- a CDS encoding cysteine synthase family protein, producing the protein MKEEITAYNNVLELIGNTPLIKLNKITEELEGNFYAKVEAFNPGHSSKDRIALYIIEEAEKRGILSPGDTIIETTSGNTGFSLAMVSIIKGYNCILAVSSKSSKDKIDMLRSLGAKVYVCPAHVSADDERSYYNVAKRLHEETKGSVYINQYFNQLNIDAHYNTTGPEIWEQTKGQITHLVACSGTGGTISGTAKFLKEKNPNIRILGVDAFGSVLKKYHETKEFDSKEIYPYRIEGLGKNLIPSATDFDIIDKFMKVTDEESAHSAREITRKEGLFVGYTSGAVMQAIKQYAEEGEFTKDSNIIAIFPDHGSRYMSKVFSDDWMNEQGFFDSVNEEEAQKIEFVK; encoded by the coding sequence ATGAAAGAAGAAATAACCGCTTATAATAATGTTTTAGAGTTAATAGGTAACACCCCGCTTATTAAACTAAATAAAATCACCGAAGAGTTAGAAGGGAATTTCTACGCAAAGGTAGAAGCTTTCAATCCAGGTCATTCCTCAAAAGATAGAATAGCATTGTATATTATTGAAGAAGCCGAGAAACGAGGAATTCTTTCGCCAGGAGATACCATTATTGAGACAACATCTGGAAATACAGGATTTAGTTTAGCAATGGTAAGCATTATTAAAGGTTACAATTGTATTTTAGCAGTAAGTTCAAAATCATCAAAAGATAAAATTGACATGCTAAGAAGTTTAGGAGCTAAAGTGTATGTATGTCCAGCTCACGTTTCTGCAGATGACGAAAGATCATACTATAATGTAGCAAAACGTTTACACGAAGAAACAAAAGGATCAGTTTATATTAATCAATATTTTAACCAATTAAATATTGATGCTCACTACAACACTACAGGTCCAGAAATTTGGGAACAGACAAAAGGACAAATTACGCACTTAGTTGCTTGCAGCGGAACAGGAGGAACTATCTCTGGAACTGCAAAATTCTTAAAAGAAAAAAATCCAAATATTAGAATACTAGGAGTTGATGCTTTTGGATCTGTATTGAAAAAATACCACGAAACAAAAGAATTTGACAGCAAAGAAATTTACCCTTATCGTATTGAAGGTTTAGGTAAAAACTTAATCCCGTCAGCTACAGATTTTGATATTATTGATAAATTCATGAAAGTAACCGACGAAGAAAGTGCTCACTCTGCAAGAGAGATTACTCGTAAAGAAGGTTTATTTGTTGGATATACTTCTGGAGCAGTAATGCAAGCTATTAAGCAGTACGCAGAAGAAGGCGAGTTTACAAAAGACAGTAACATTATTGCTATTTTCCCAGATCACGGTTCTCGTTACATGAGCAAAGTATTTAGTGATGACTGGATGAATGAACAAGGTTTCTTTGATAGTGTTAACGAAGAAGAAGCTCAAAAAATTGAATTTGTAAAGTAA